A portion of the Edaphobacter lichenicola genome contains these proteins:
- a CDS encoding sigma-70 family RNA polymerase sigma factor, producing MDERSGEITQLLKAWGGGDEAALGRLAEYVYPELRLMARRYMRNEGLGHTLQATAIVHEVYLRLIDVSKVEWKARAQFFAIAAQMMRRILVDAARARGSQKRGGEAIKVNLDETAVLLPAPDRSILALDDALTAFSLLAPRQAKVVELRYFGGLTEEEIVMALTISPRTVRRDWNFAKAWLLRELSHTVRDDRNPGHDSGALPTN from the coding sequence ATGGACGAACGCTCTGGAGAAATCACCCAACTGCTAAAGGCCTGGGGCGGTGGTGATGAAGCAGCCCTGGGCCGGTTGGCGGAGTACGTCTATCCTGAATTGCGCCTGATGGCGCGTCGTTACATGAGGAACGAAGGCCTGGGCCACACTCTGCAGGCCACCGCTATTGTGCACGAGGTCTACCTTCGCCTGATCGATGTGTCTAAGGTCGAATGGAAGGCGCGTGCACAGTTTTTTGCGATTGCGGCGCAGATGATGCGGCGTATCCTGGTGGACGCAGCCCGCGCCCGCGGTTCGCAGAAACGCGGCGGAGAAGCCATCAAAGTTAACCTGGACGAGACCGCCGTCTTGTTACCGGCCCCGGACCGGTCAATTCTTGCCCTGGACGACGCGCTAACGGCGTTCTCGCTTTTGGCTCCGCGGCAGGCCAAGGTGGTCGAGTTGCGATACTTTGGCGGATTGACCGAAGAGGAAATCGTCATGGCGCTCACAATCTCTCCTCGCACGGTCAGGCGCGACTGGAATTTCGCCAAGGCGTGGCTGCTTCGAGAGTTGAGCCATACTGTAAGGGACGATCGTAACCCCGGCCATGACTCAGGAGCGCTTCCGACAAATTGA
- a CDS encoding recombinase family protein, which produces MSEKIRPIHTERGACVYVRQSSMQQVRTRLEGQRRQYDLRERAQLLGFQRVTVIDEDQGRTGTGAVERPGFGRLLTAVCSGTVGAVLALEASRLARNNRDWHHLIDLCAMAGTLVIDHDGVYDPSLLNDRLLLGLKGTMSEFEISLLRQRAMEAHRQKVQRGMVLTQVPVGYVRTEDEGMEKTPDRQVQEALAGVFRKFRELGSARQVLLWYRDEKLLLPALSRESGNRKVIWIEPIYSRIFGMLKNPTYAGVFVWGRNHTRTAIVEGRARKTRGHARPQDQWEVVIPEHHEGYITWDEYMRNQQQIRANAGWNARMGQLQGAARSGPALLAGLLRCARCGRALQVTYSNSKQHGPLPRYWCSGDRSHQLVRSCVTFAGTRVDQEIAAEVLQALRPVGIQAAFDALERSQSQTDEKRSSLEMALQKARYETARIERQYQATEPENRLVAAELEKRWNTALNHVREMEQRVEEASVAVPSISPQQREQLLALGDDLEQLWDHPDASVTLKKRILRTVLQEVIADTRDDPPEVHLKLHWVGGSHTELTVRKNKVGYHNHINSEEVTELIRELALVCEDSAIVSILNRLGYRTGNNNTWTEKHVQHVRHTKGYPACPPPEQRRWITMQQAAAALSVSDAVVRRLVMRKTLPAKQIVKFAPWMIERAHLELPAVHRAGRLVHTGKRSPSLTTSNVQTPMFIDASEV; this is translated from the coding sequence ATGAGCGAGAAGATTCGACCGATACACACTGAGAGAGGCGCCTGCGTTTATGTTCGGCAGTCGTCGATGCAACAGGTACGCACACGGCTGGAAGGACAGCGACGGCAGTACGATCTGCGTGAACGTGCGCAGTTGCTGGGCTTTCAACGTGTCACCGTGATCGATGAAGATCAGGGCCGCACCGGCACCGGCGCGGTAGAACGCCCAGGTTTCGGACGGTTGCTGACAGCAGTTTGCTCTGGCACCGTCGGTGCGGTGCTTGCGTTGGAAGCGTCGCGGCTGGCCCGCAACAACCGTGACTGGCATCACCTGATCGACCTCTGCGCGATGGCCGGAACGCTGGTCATCGACCATGACGGTGTCTACGATCCGAGTCTGCTCAACGACCGTCTTTTACTCGGTCTCAAGGGCACCATGAGCGAGTTCGAGATAAGCTTGCTCCGGCAACGTGCCATGGAAGCGCATCGACAGAAGGTGCAGCGCGGCATGGTGCTGACGCAAGTGCCGGTCGGCTATGTCCGTACAGAAGACGAAGGCATGGAGAAGACGCCCGACCGCCAAGTGCAGGAGGCACTCGCCGGAGTCTTCCGCAAGTTCCGCGAGCTGGGCAGCGCGCGCCAGGTGCTTCTCTGGTATCGCGACGAGAAGCTATTACTCCCAGCGCTCTCACGCGAGTCTGGCAACCGGAAGGTCATCTGGATCGAGCCGATCTATTCACGCATCTTTGGCATGCTGAAGAACCCAACCTATGCCGGCGTCTTCGTCTGGGGTAGGAACCACACGCGCACCGCGATCGTGGAGGGCCGTGCCCGCAAGACACGTGGCCATGCCCGGCCCCAGGACCAGTGGGAAGTGGTGATCCCAGAGCATCACGAAGGTTATATTACGTGGGACGAGTACATGCGCAACCAGCAACAGATTCGCGCCAACGCAGGATGGAACGCACGCATGGGACAGCTTCAAGGTGCGGCACGAAGTGGACCGGCCCTGTTGGCTGGGCTCCTGCGCTGTGCCCGGTGTGGCCGGGCGTTGCAGGTGACGTATAGCAACAGCAAGCAGCATGGGCCGCTCCCACGCTACTGGTGCAGCGGAGACCGCAGTCATCAACTGGTACGCTCCTGCGTCACCTTTGCTGGAACGCGCGTCGATCAGGAGATTGCGGCAGAAGTACTCCAGGCGCTGCGGCCAGTCGGCATTCAGGCGGCCTTCGATGCGCTCGAACGCAGTCAGAGCCAGACCGATGAGAAGCGAAGCTCCCTCGAGATGGCCCTCCAGAAGGCACGATATGAAACGGCGCGTATCGAGCGTCAGTATCAGGCCACGGAACCGGAGAACCGCCTTGTGGCCGCGGAACTGGAGAAGCGATGGAACACCGCCCTGAACCATGTGCGCGAGATGGAACAGCGTGTCGAAGAAGCTTCTGTCGCAGTTCCTTCGATCTCTCCACAACAGCGTGAACAGCTTCTTGCGCTTGGAGACGACCTCGAGCAGCTCTGGGATCATCCCGACGCATCGGTCACCCTGAAGAAGCGCATCCTTCGCACTGTGTTGCAGGAAGTTATCGCGGATACGAGGGACGATCCGCCAGAAGTTCATCTCAAGCTCCACTGGGTGGGCGGCTCTCATACTGAACTGACGGTACGTAAGAACAAGGTCGGCTATCACAACCACATCAACTCCGAAGAAGTAACCGAGCTGATTCGTGAACTCGCCTTAGTCTGCGAAGACAGCGCCATCGTATCTATCCTGAACCGGTTGGGGTATCGCACCGGCAACAACAACACCTGGACGGAGAAGCATGTGCAACACGTCCGCCACACGAAGGGATATCCGGCATGCCCGCCACCGGAGCAACGCCGCTGGATCACTATGCAACAGGCAGCCGCTGCGCTCTCCGTCAGCGATGCGGTGGTCCGTCGCCTCGTCATGCGCAAGACGCTTCCCGCAAAACAGATCGTCAAATTCGCGCCCTGGATGATCGAACGTGCGCACCTCGAACTTCCCGCCGTCCACAGAGCCGGTCGCCTCGTCCACACGGGCAAACGATCTCCATCTCTCACAACCAGCAACGTCCAGACCCCTATGTTTATTGACGCCAGCGAGGTATAG
- a CDS encoding serine/threonine-protein kinase — translation MTQERFRQIEELYHAAREATASERAAILAQADPEVRREVESLLVEAIDGDFIERPAIQNATHLLEDSPVAELMAGAILGPYRIEGKLGEGGMGQVFGAVDTRLGRSVAIKIAHEHFSSRFEREARAISSLNHPNICTLHDVGPNYLVMELVEGETLAARIKHGPVPLEMVVRYGGQIASALAEAHAKGIVHRDLKPGNIMIAKSGVKVLDFGLAKSVQDESLTARQMVMGTPAYMAPEQRQGRPADARSDIYSFGCVLYEMLTGARSGSIRKRLPSAKLERIVSRCLEEDPAHRWQSAVELETELVNITAGVSRKELTFAFDKGIGSVSRAWLYGGVVLAIAAIAGGVYFYLTRRSSAPIATEAEWTPLTDFADSVVSPAISSDGRMLTFIRGPETFYGHGQVYVKLLPNGEPVPLTHDNLNKMSPEFSPDGSRIAFTAAPGVAWDTWVVPVLGGGSRLMLANAEGLSWIDEKTILFSYIRMGIHMALATAGENRENSRDIYVPRRERGMAHRSAISPDHKWVLVVEMDNGGWQPCRLVPFDGSSTGRIVGPAGGGCTYMAWSPDGAWMYFSSDAGGRFHIWRQRFPDGVPQQLTSGATEEEGIAMAPDGRSLITSVGQAQSTIMLHDAKGDRQVSSANYAEGPQFSRNGRYLFYVVPVHGAAGHQYVSGEISRVNGELYRVNLETGANEHLLPGFPVSGYALSPDEKRVVFSAVDPRGRTHLWIADLDLGSSPRQFPSLVEEDEPNFDQNGDIYFRAAEGGSNFLYRMKEDGSERVRVLPTEILGFIGVSPDARWVILYQASSKGGAYSETVAAPLSGATPVTICHTVCFAMWGDDGKVLAIHVDTTEPNRTVLLPVAPSGGMPSLPPNGLDLDPTNQLATMRGAETILDKLIIPAPTSTQHAWMSQSVHRNLYRIPLR, via the coding sequence ATGACTCAGGAGCGCTTCCGACAAATTGAAGAGCTTTATCACGCGGCTCGCGAAGCAACTGCCAGTGAGCGCGCCGCGATATTGGCGCAGGCCGATCCTGAAGTGCGCCGCGAAGTGGAATCGCTGCTGGTAGAAGCAATCGATGGCGACTTTATCGAGCGGCCTGCCATCCAGAACGCCACACACCTGCTTGAGGATTCACCTGTCGCCGAATTGATGGCCGGCGCCATCCTTGGACCATACCGTATCGAGGGCAAACTCGGCGAGGGAGGCATGGGCCAGGTTTTCGGGGCGGTAGACACGCGATTGGGCCGTTCCGTGGCGATCAAGATCGCTCATGAACACTTCAGTTCCCGTTTCGAACGCGAGGCGCGCGCGATCTCATCGTTGAATCATCCCAATATCTGCACGCTTCATGATGTCGGACCTAATTATCTGGTGATGGAACTGGTAGAAGGCGAAACGCTTGCCGCCCGGATCAAACACGGTCCCGTGCCTCTCGAAATGGTGGTGCGATATGGTGGGCAGATTGCCTCCGCACTGGCGGAAGCACATGCCAAGGGCATCGTTCATCGCGATCTTAAGCCGGGAAACATCATGATCGCGAAATCCGGAGTGAAGGTTCTGGATTTTGGCTTGGCGAAGTCCGTTCAGGATGAATCCCTCACAGCCCGCCAGATGGTGATGGGCACGCCCGCCTATATGGCGCCCGAGCAAAGGCAGGGGAGGCCGGCCGATGCGCGCTCGGACATCTATTCGTTCGGCTGTGTCCTCTATGAAATGCTGACCGGTGCACGAAGCGGGTCGATACGAAAGCGTCTTCCGTCTGCAAAGCTGGAAAGAATTGTAAGTCGATGTTTGGAAGAAGATCCCGCACACCGCTGGCAATCGGCTGTAGAACTGGAAACGGAGCTGGTTAATATTACTGCCGGCGTAAGCCGGAAAGAGCTTACATTTGCCTTCGACAAGGGTATTGGGAGCGTCTCCCGAGCCTGGCTGTATGGGGGTGTGGTGTTGGCGATTGCCGCTATCGCCGGCGGAGTGTATTTCTACTTGACGAGAAGATCATCGGCCCCCATCGCGACTGAGGCCGAGTGGACACCGCTTACCGATTTTGCTGATTCCGTCGTCTCCCCGGCTATTTCATCCGACGGTCGCATGCTGACTTTTATTCGCGGCCCTGAAACCTTCTACGGGCACGGCCAGGTTTACGTGAAGCTCCTCCCCAATGGCGAACCGGTCCCATTGACCCACGACAATCTGAATAAGATGAGCCCGGAATTTTCTCCCGACGGATCGCGCATCGCTTTCACCGCCGCCCCCGGTGTTGCCTGGGACACGTGGGTGGTTCCGGTGCTGGGCGGCGGGTCCCGGCTGATGCTGGCCAACGCCGAAGGCCTGAGCTGGATCGACGAAAAGACCATTCTTTTCTCTTATATCCGCATGGGCATTCATATGGCGCTCGCGACCGCCGGTGAAAATCGTGAAAACAGCCGTGACATCTACGTGCCTCGCAGGGAGAGAGGCATGGCACATCGCTCGGCGATATCCCCCGACCATAAATGGGTGCTGGTGGTGGAGATGGACAACGGCGGATGGCAGCCTTGTCGTCTGGTTCCATTCGACGGCAGCTCAACGGGTCGCATTGTCGGCCCCGCTGGCGGCGGATGCACTTACATGGCCTGGTCTCCCGATGGGGCCTGGATGTATTTCAGTTCCGACGCGGGTGGCCGTTTCCACATCTGGCGGCAACGCTTTCCCGACGGGGTGCCCCAACAGCTGACTTCCGGCGCGACCGAGGAAGAAGGCATCGCGATGGCTCCGGATGGGCGATCGCTGATCACCTCGGTGGGGCAGGCACAGAGCACGATCATGCTGCACGACGCGAAAGGAGATCGGCAGGTCTCCTCGGCAAATTATGCGGAGGGCCCGCAGTTTTCTCGGAACGGCCGATATCTCTTTTATGTGGTCCCGGTTCATGGGGCGGCTGGCCACCAGTATGTCAGCGGAGAGATTTCTCGCGTCAACGGAGAGCTCTATCGGGTGAACCTGGAGACTGGCGCTAACGAGCATTTGCTGCCCGGGTTTCCGGTCAGCGGTTACGCCTTGTCTCCGGATGAAAAGCGAGTGGTGTTTTCCGCGGTCGACCCGCGGGGCCGTACGCATCTCTGGATTGCCGATCTGGATCTTGGCTCATCGCCGCGGCAATTTCCCTCCCTTGTCGAGGAGGACGAGCCGAATTTCGATCAAAACGGTGACATTTACTTTCGCGCTGCCGAAGGGGGATCAAATTTTCTATACCGCATGAAAGAGGACGGAAGCGAAAGGGTGAGAGTGCTCCCAACCGAGATTCTTGGATTCATCGGCGTCTCGCCGGACGCACGGTGGGTGATCCTTTATCAAGCTTCGTCCAAAGGTGGGGCTTATTCTGAGACAGTTGCAGCTCCGCTGAGTGGAGCCACTCCAGTGACGATCTGCCACACGGTCTGCTTTGCAATGTGGGGCGATGATGGTAAGGTTCTTGCGATTCACGTCGACACAACGGAGCCCAACAGAACGGTTCTTCTGCCGGTTGCGCCC